The Mesoterricola silvestris sequence GGCCAGGGCCCGCTCCCGGTCGAAGGTGACGGTGAGGCCGTCCGCGGAAAGGCCGGGCAGGGCCTCGGCGAGGACGCCCATGGAGCCCAGCTGGTAGGTGCGGGGGCCCACCTCCTCCACGTCCACCGGGAGGCGATCGAACAGGGTCAGCAGGAAGCCCTCCAGGGCGCGGTCCCCGTCCAGGCGGCGCAGTTCGTCCAGGAGCGCCGCCGAGGCCCCGGGGCGGAAGGAATTCAGTTCGAGGAGCCGGTCCCGGCCCCGCTCCAGGCGGGCCCGCAGCTCCTCCCGGGCGGCGCGGGTGGCCTCCACCAGGCCCTCCACGTCGCCGGGCGCGGCCAGCCGGTCCCGGAACCGCTCCAGCAGTTCGCGCCCGCCGTGGAGGTGGGTCCGGAAGGCGTCCAGGCCCTCGTGGTACCACCGCGCCAGCACCTCGTGGGCGCCGCCCCTGGGGTAGGGCACGTGGATCTCCACGTCCCGGGCCTGGCCGATGCGGTCCAGGCGCCCGATGCGCTGCTCCAGGACATCGGGATCCAGGGGGAGGTCGTAGAGCACCAGGTGGTGGGCGAACTGGAAATTCCGTCCCTCGCTGCCGATCTCGGAGCAGAGGAGGATGCGCGCCCCGCCGGGTTCGGCGAACCACGCGGCGTTCCGGTCCCGCTGCACCAGGGTCAGGCCCTCGTGGAAGACGGCGGCCTTCACCCGCACCCGGGGTTTCAGGCCCTGGGCGATGGCCTCGGCCTGGGCCCGGGTGGAGCAGATGAGGAGGACCTTGTCCCCGGTGGAGCGGAGCAGGTCCGCCAGCCAGTCCAGGCGCGGGTCCCGGGGGGAGGGCTCCAGGGGCGCCAGGTGCACGATGCGCGCGGGGAATCCCGCCACCGCCGCGCGGGTGTTGCGGAACATGGCGCGGCCCGTGCCGTGGCGGTCCAGCAGGGCGTTGAGGGCCTCGGGGCGGGATTCCTCCAGGCGCGCACCCAGGTCGGGGCCCAGCAGGGCCGCCAGGGCCGCGGCCTGGGGCGGCGGCAGGGGCTCCGGGGCCAGGAGGCCCGCGGCCAGGTCCGCGATGGCGCGGTAGTCATCCGCCTGGCGAAGGTAGGCGTCCAGGTCCGGGAAGCGGTGCGGGTCCAGGAGCCGGAGCCGGGCGAAATGGCCCGGGACCCCCAGCTGCTCCGGCGTGGCGGTGAGGAGGAGCAGGCTGGGAACGGCCGCGCCCAGGGCCTCCACCAGGGCGTAGGCGGCCCCCTCCAGGTGGTGGGCCTCGTCCACCACCAGCAGGTCCCACCCCGCCTCCAGGGCCTGCCGGGCCCGTTCCGGGCTTCCGGCCAGGAGGCCCAGGCCGCACAGCACCAGCTGGTCGTCCAGGAAGGGGTTGGCGCCCCCGGCCTCCAGGGCCCGGCAGCGGTCCTCGTCGTAGATGTGGAACCAGAGGTTGAATCGCCGGTACAGCTCCAGGAACCACTGGTGCACCAGCGAATCCGGCAGGAGGATCAGGACCCGGGCGGCGCGGCCCGTGAGCAGGAGCCGGTGCAGGATCAGGCAGGCCTCGATGGTCTTGCCCAGGCCCACTTCGTCCGCCAGGAGCACCCGCGGCGCCAGGCGCCCCGCGACCTCCGAGGCGATGTGGAGCTGGTGGGGAAGGAGCTCGACGCGGCCCCCGGCGAACCCGCGCGCCGGGGATTTGCGGCGGCGGTGCTGCCATTCCAGGGCCGCCACCCGCAGGGCGAAGGCGCCGGGCTCCTCCAGGTCCCCGGCCAGGAGGCGCTGCAGGGGGTCGCTGAAGGCGAGGCGGTCGCCCAGGTCGGCCTCGGCCAGTTCCCGGCCCCCGCCCCGGTACACCAGGAGCCCCGCGCGCCGGGCCACGGCCTCCACCACCAGGGACCGGTCCTCCCGGTCCCGCACGGTGTCCCCGGCCTGGTACTCCACCCGGCGCAGGGGGGCCTGGTCGCTGGCGTAGGTGCGGGTCTCGCCGGCGGCGCCGAAATGGACGGTGACGCTGCGGTCCGTGGCCTGGCGCACCGTGCCCAGGCCCAGGTCGGGCTCGGTGCGGCTGATCCAGCGCTGGCCGGGGAGGAAGGGCTCCTTCACGCGCCGCTCCCGGTGCGCAGGGGCTCCGGCGGCTCCGCCCGCAGGTCCAGGGCCTCGCCCGTGACCGGGTGGAGGAAGGCGAGGCGCTCGGCGTGCAGGAGGTACCCCAGGTCCCCCGGCAGGGCCACCAGGTCCTCCCGGGGCAGGCCGCCCGGGGCGTAGAGGGGGTCCCCGGCGAGGGGGTGGCCCACGGAAGCCAGGTGGATGCGGATCTGGTGGGGGCGGCCGGTGTGCAGGTCCACCTCCAGAAGGGTTTCGCCCTCCCGGCGCTCCAGGACCCGGGCCACGCTGCGGGAGGGCTTGCCGCCGGGGCTGGCGGCGAAGATGCTGCCCAGCCACGGGTGGGGCACGGGCCCGATGGGGGTGCGGATATCCAGCTCGTCCCAGGCGGGGCCGCCCGCGGCCAGGGCCCGGTAGCGCTTCTCCACCCGGTGCTCCCGCCACGCTTGCTGCAGGGCCGCCCCGGCCTCCGGGGTGCGGCCGAAGAGGACGAGGCCCGAGGTGCCCCGGCCCAGGCGGTGCATGGGGCTGCACCCGGGGCACCGGGCCCGCGCCAGGGCCACCAGCGTGTGCTCCAGGAAGCCGCCCCCGGGGAGCGTGGGCAGCCCGGAGGGCTTCACCACCGCCAGGAGCCAAGGATCCTCATAGACCACCCCCATGGCCAGGTCCACCTCCGGTTCCTCCCAGGGCGGGCGGTGCCAGGCCAGTTCCTGGCCGGGGGCCAGGGGCGTTCCGGGCGCGGGGGGGTGGCCGTCCAGCTCCACCTCGCCCCCTTCGATGCGCTCCCGCCACCGCTCCGGGGTGGAGTGGGGGTGGTGCAGGGCGTAGTGCTCCAGGACCGTGAGGCCGCCGCGCTGAACCCGCTCCCGGTAGCAGAAGCCGGCGTTGAGGGTCATGGGCCCACCATGCGGTGCATGAGGATGGCGCCGGCGGCGGCGACGTTGAGGCTGTCCACGCCCGGGGCCATGGCGATGCTCACGGCGCGGCCGCACCGGGCCAGGTCCTCCGGGGAGAGCCCGGGGCCTTCGGGCCCCAGCACCAGGGCGGTGCGGGCCGCGGGGCGCCAGGCGTGGACGCTTGCGCCGCCCAGGGCCGCGGCGACGATCTCGCCGTCGGCGCCCCGCCAGGCCTCCAGGGCCTCCCACACGTCCGCGCGGCGCCACAGGGGGAGCTTCCAGGCGGTGCCCATGGAGACCCGCACCACCCGGCGGCTGAAGGGATCGGGGCCCGGGCCCAGGAGGATCCCGTCCAGGCCCAGGGCCGCCGCGGTGCGCAGGAGCTGGCCCAGGTTCTCCGCGTCGGTGATGTTGGGCAGCGCCAGGAGGCGCCGGCAGGCCAGGAGTTCGGCATCTCCGGGCTGGGCGGGCACCTTGGCCGCAGCCATTAGGCCCCGGTGGAAGGGGAAGCCCGCCAGGGCCTCCACCTCCGCGGGCGAGGCCA is a genomic window containing:
- a CDS encoding RluA family pseudouridine synthase, which translates into the protein MTLNAGFCYRERVQRGGLTVLEHYALHHPHSTPERWRERIEGGEVELDGHPPAPGTPLAPGQELAWHRPPWEEPEVDLAMGVVYEDPWLLAVVKPSGLPTLPGGGFLEHTLVALARARCPGCSPMHRLGRGTSGLVLFGRTPEAGAALQQAWREHRVEKRYRALAAGGPAWDELDIRTPIGPVPHPWLGSIFAASPGGKPSRSVARVLERREGETLLEVDLHTGRPHQIRIHLASVGHPLAGDPLYAPGGLPREDLVALPGDLGYLLHAERLAFLHPVTGEALDLRAEPPEPLRTGSGA
- a CDS encoding helicase-related protein: MKEPFLPGQRWISRTEPDLGLGTVRQATDRSVTVHFGAAGETRTYASDQAPLRRVEYQAGDTVRDREDRSLVVEAVARRAGLLVYRGGGRELAEADLGDRLAFSDPLQRLLAGDLEEPGAFALRVAALEWQHRRRKSPARGFAGGRVELLPHQLHIASEVAGRLAPRVLLADEVGLGKTIEACLILHRLLLTGRAARVLILLPDSLVHQWFLELYRRFNLWFHIYDEDRCRALEAGGANPFLDDQLVLCGLGLLAGSPERARQALEAGWDLLVVDEAHHLEGAAYALVEALGAAVPSLLLLTATPEQLGVPGHFARLRLLDPHRFPDLDAYLRQADDYRAIADLAAGLLAPEPLPPPQAAALAALLGPDLGARLEESRPEALNALLDRHGTGRAMFRNTRAAVAGFPARIVHLAPLEPSPRDPRLDWLADLLRSTGDKVLLICSTRAQAEAIAQGLKPRVRVKAAVFHEGLTLVQRDRNAAWFAEPGGARILLCSEIGSEGRNFQFAHHLVLYDLPLDPDVLEQRIGRLDRIGQARDVEIHVPYPRGGAHEVLARWYHEGLDAFRTHLHGGRELLERFRDRLAAPGDVEGLVEATRAAREELRARLERGRDRLLELNSFRPGASAALLDELRRLDGDRALEGFLLTLFDRLPVDVEEVGPRTYQLGSMGVLAEALPGLSADGLTVTFDRERALAREELQFLTWDHPLVSGALDLLLGGGGGTSCFGRWPDPKASALYLEAVYVLACAAPPQLHVDRFLPPTPLRVVVDAQGRDLTAALPRALLARSARPAAGQGLLARPEVRQELLPRMLARAGGLAEARAPRLLAKARQDLAAHLDREIERLRALRRVNGGVSEGDIEGLLHQKAALDTHLREARLRLDAIHLVHRG
- a CDS encoding TrmH family RNA methyltransferase — encoded protein: MTLPDPWPLFQDLRFAGQRNHPRGACFVAEGRILVEDLLAWGRAGRVEVVAVLAETASAEAVRPLLPEGAELIVASPAEVEALAGFPFHRGLMAAAKVPAQPGDAELLACRRLLALPNITDAENLGQLLRTAAALGLDGILLGPGPDPFSRRVVRVSMGTAWKLPLWRRADVWEALEAWRGADGEIVAAALGGASVHAWRPAARTALVLGPEGPGLSPEDLARCGRAVSIAMAPGVDSLNVAAAGAILMHRMVGP